The following proteins are co-located in the Microcystis wesenbergii NRERC-220 genome:
- a CDS encoding GIY-YIG nuclease family protein — translation MSSVELDNLNQLPDCSAIYFAIDSQNRILYIGQAVNLLTRWKNHHRIYQLQEINQDYPVRIAWQVCNNEELNEIELYLIKHFQPLLNRTQVKSPQIVPSELVFRNFLREFSRRLIIIGFKPQTSQELPHIHLKYDWTDCSPKGTAAKIKNFIQENNHINTSFKIRRKPWGRIRGPEEFQIGSRGQKALARQNRSYNNHWEMACNGVIISITPTNNYKQIKSVTNFQKLAGVKMRTIPEHDFKRMSNQYPHDFADLSCFVDDLVPLLWIEG, via the coding sequence ATGTCTTCAGTAGAACTAGATAATTTAAATCAACTTCCTGATTGTTCGGCCATATATTTTGCTATCGATTCTCAAAATAGAATTCTTTATATTGGTCAAGCAGTTAATCTTTTAACTCGCTGGAAAAATCACCATCGTATATATCAATTACAAGAAATTAATCAAGATTATCCTGTAAGAATAGCTTGGCAAGTTTGCAATAATGAAGAATTAAATGAAATTGAACTATATCTAATTAAACATTTTCAACCTTTGCTAAATAGAACACAAGTTAAATCTCCACAAATTGTACCATCAGAGTTAGTCTTCCGAAATTTTCTCAGGGAATTTTCTCGACGATTAATCATTATTGGGTTTAAACCACAAACTTCTCAAGAGCTACCACATATTCATTTGAAATATGACTGGACAGATTGTTCTCCGAAAGGTACAGCCGCAAAGATTAAAAATTTTATTCAAGAAAATAATCATATAAATACCAGTTTTAAGATTAGAAGAAAACCTTGGGGAAGAATCAGGGGGCCAGAAGAGTTTCAAATAGGCAGTCGCGGACAAAAAGCCCTAGCTCGTCAGAATCGTTCCTATAATAATCATTGGGAAATGGCTTGTAATGGAGTAATAATCTCTATCACCCCTACCAATAATTATAAACAGATTAAATCAGTAACAAATTTTCAAAAACTTGCTGGGGTAAAAATGAGAACAATCCCAGAACATGATTTTAAGAGAATGTCTAATCAATATCCTCATGATTTTGCGGACTTATCGTGCTTTGTCGATGATTTAGTTCCGTTACTTTGGATTGAAGGGTAA
- a CDS encoding IS701 family transposase, with amino-acid sequence MGETTPSAMPPCFERWCARFDDCFKNQSQKNGFRHYLGGLLGESERKNLTQMADNSVGVVYHRLHHFLTEAPWSATQINQRRLEVMNKCSQTRIGVGFTMILDDSGHRKSGNFTEGVGRQYLGEIGKTDNGVVVVTTHLYDGKKSLPLDIEIYQPASSLLSGKEDEELKKKPELGLELIDRSLKRKYRPKIVLIEAGYGNNTPFLKELEKRKLKYLGGVAKNRKIIRKTESGIEEEISLEKLAKSLKPESFTPVILSVEKPKTLYVFIVSARIASLEEERTFAIVMNASSWEEATDIDYFITNVQAEKVTPQWVVETYSPRNWVEVFYREAKGWLGLREYQVREKESLLRHFILVFCAYTFILWHHLTGGLQRRWANKPLETFTDALEAFRTAMSFCFFPWLTQNIDVFSAHKAALGYIWA; translated from the coding sequence ATGGGAGAAACGACCCCATCCGCTATGCCGCCCTGCTTCGAGAGATGGTGCGCTAGATTCGATGACTGTTTCAAAAACCAGTCGCAAAAAAATGGCTTCCGACACTATTTAGGCGGATTATTAGGAGAAAGCGAGCGAAAAAACCTAACCCAGATGGCGGATAACTCGGTGGGGGTGGTTTATCACCGATTACATCACTTTTTAACCGAGGCTCCTTGGTCGGCGACGCAAATTAACCAACGTCGTCTGGAAGTGATGAACAAATGCTCGCAGACTAGGATCGGCGTGGGCTTCACGATGATTCTGGATGATTCGGGACATCGAAAAAGTGGCAATTTTACCGAGGGAGTCGGAAGACAATACCTCGGTGAGATCGGCAAGACAGACAACGGAGTAGTGGTAGTAACCACCCATCTCTACGACGGGAAAAAAAGCTTACCCTTAGACATCGAGATATATCAACCGGCATCTTCTCTACTATCGGGAAAAGAAGACGAAGAGTTGAAAAAGAAACCCGAACTCGGACTCGAATTAATCGACCGAAGTTTAAAGCGAAAATACCGACCGAAAATTGTCTTGATAGAGGCGGGGTATGGAAACAACACGCCGTTTCTGAAAGAGTTAGAAAAGAGAAAACTAAAGTATTTAGGAGGAGTGGCTAAAAATCGAAAAATTATCCGAAAAACGGAATCAGGAATCGAGGAAGAAATCAGTCTGGAGAAATTAGCAAAAAGCTTGAAGCCAGAGAGTTTTACCCCAGTAATTCTCTCAGTTGAAAAACCGAAAACCCTGTACGTATTTATTGTTTCTGCTCGCATCGCTTCTTTAGAAGAAGAGAGAACTTTTGCCATCGTCATGAACGCGAGTTCTTGGGAAGAAGCGACGGACATCGATTATTTTATCACGAATGTCCAGGCGGAAAAAGTAACCCCGCAGTGGGTAGTAGAAACTTACTCGCCAAGAAATTGGGTAGAAGTTTTCTATCGAGAGGCGAAAGGATGGTTAGGGCTAAGAGAATATCAGGTTCGCGAGAAAGAAAGCCTTCTTCGCCATTTTATCCTGGTGTTTTGTGCCTACACTTTTATTCTCTGGCATCACTTAACCGGGGGACTACAAAGGCGATGGGCGAATAAACCTTTGGAGACATTTACTGATGCTTTGGAGGCTTTTCGTACAGCGATGTCTTTTTGTTTTTTCCCTTGGCTAACGCAGAATATTGATGTCTTTTCCGCTCACAAAGCGGCTTTGGGCTACATTTGGGCTTGA
- the tnpA gene encoding IS200/IS605 family transposase: MKTNYFKTPRATFNLTVHIVLVTKYRRKVFQKEHLEFLKVAFHNIAEKWNAKVIEINGESDHVHILLTYPPHKLLSGLIANLKSTSCKLMWDSFSDHLKKIYGQDKRVLWTGAYFVASCGGVTIDQLKKYVENQDSPEY; the protein is encoded by the coding sequence GTGAAAACTAATTATTTCAAGACTCCTAGGGCTACCTTTAATCTCACTGTTCACATAGTTCTCGTGACAAAGTACCGTAGAAAGGTGTTTCAGAAAGAGCATTTAGAGTTTTTGAAGGTAGCCTTTCATAACATAGCCGAGAAATGGAATGCGAAGGTAATAGAGATTAACGGAGAATCAGACCATGTTCACATTCTTTTAACTTACCCCCCTCATAAACTGTTAAGTGGATTAATAGCCAACTTAAAGTCAACCTCTTGCAAACTAATGTGGGACAGTTTTTCTGACCATTTAAAAAAGATATATGGTCAAGACAAGAGAGTTTTGTGGACAGGGGCATATTTTGTGGCTAGTTGTGGCGGTGTCACAATAGACCAACTTAAGAAATATGTAGAGAATCAGGATTCCCCTGAATATTAG
- a CDS encoding RNA-guided endonuclease InsQ/TnpB family protein, translating to MRVIEFKLKTNSHQEIAIQEAIRVGQFIRNKCLRFWMDSTKEDKVNYATLCRFVTDLTQNLELPFVGKLNSMARQASAERAWFYISGFSDNCQRDLAKKGYPKFKKFSRSVEYKTSGWKLTEDKKLIHITDKTGIVKLKLIGTFNREILDKYTIKRVRLIQRADGFYCQFVLDIERVEPFNSTGKEVGIDLGLNHFLTDSNGDKIDNPRFLRQAERRLKKAQRQLSKKKKGSQKRLKQKSKVARLHLKVSRQRKDFAVKTAKALIQSNDLVVYEDLKVSNMVKNPKLAKSISDASWSMFTNWLDYFGKIHGKFVIAVNPQYTSQQCSSCGNIVKKTLSVRTHICSCGCVLDRDENAPINILRKANTVRTFGETSDVRRDFGRSARLRTFGELLSSRGQKFKPDYRLPTVY from the coding sequence ATGCGAGTCATAGAGTTTAAGTTAAAAACCAATTCACACCAAGAAATAGCCATTCAAGAGGCTATAAGAGTGGGACAGTTTATTAGGAATAAGTGTCTAAGATTTTGGATGGACTCTACCAAAGAAGACAAAGTAAACTATGCTACTTTGTGCCGCTTCGTCACAGATTTAACCCAAAATCTTGAGTTACCTTTTGTTGGTAAACTCAACTCTATGGCTCGTCAGGCAAGTGCCGAAAGAGCTTGGTTTTATATATCCGGTTTCTCCGACAATTGCCAAAGGGATTTAGCTAAAAAAGGCTATCCTAAATTCAAAAAGTTCTCAAGGTCTGTAGAGTACAAAACTTCTGGTTGGAAGCTAACAGAAGACAAAAAGTTGATCCACATCACGGATAAAACAGGGATAGTAAAATTAAAGCTAATTGGCACTTTTAACCGTGAGATTCTCGATAAATACACAATCAAGAGAGTCAGGCTTATTCAACGAGCAGACGGCTTTTATTGTCAATTTGTCTTAGACATTGAGCGAGTAGAACCCTTTAACTCTACGGGGAAAGAAGTGGGCATTGATTTAGGCTTAAACCATTTCTTAACCGATTCTAATGGGGATAAAATTGATAACCCTCGGTTTCTTCGTCAAGCAGAAAGACGCTTGAAAAAAGCACAGCGTCAACTCTCGAAAAAGAAAAAGGGAAGCCAAAAAAGGTTAAAACAGAAATCTAAAGTAGCTCGCCTTCATTTAAAAGTTTCTAGACAACGTAAAGATTTTGCCGTAAAGACAGCAAAAGCGTTAATCCAATCTAACGATTTGGTAGTCTATGAAGACCTGAAGGTGTCCAATATGGTGAAAAATCCTAAGCTTGCTAAATCTATTTCAGATGCAAGCTGGTCAATGTTCACCAATTGGTTAGACTACTTTGGGAAAATACACGGGAAGTTTGTGATAGCGGTAAATCCACAATATACTAGCCAACAATGTTCTAGTTGTGGCAATATTGTCAAGAAAACATTATCTGTAAGAACACATATTTGTTCTTGTGGGTGTGTCTTGGATAGAGATGAAAACGCCCCTATCAACATTCTTCGCAAAGCCAATACTGTCAGGACGTTCGGCGAGACTTCGGACGTTCGGCGAGACTTCGGACGTTCGGCGAGACTTCGGACGTTCGGCGAGCTTTTGTCGAGCCGCGGACAGAAATTCAAGCCCGACTACAGACTCCCCACTGTCTATTAA
- a CDS encoding DUF2887 domain-containing protein → MLISTKKAPKQVQSLIEQTHQQVIDPNTQRNVIELIEKIIIYKFPQKSRQELEAMFNLTEWKQTKFYQEAKEEGKLEGKLDGKLDGKLETIPLLVRLGLNQEQIARELNLKVEIVHQFITNQNN, encoded by the coding sequence ATCCTCATCAGCACCAAAAAAGCACCAAAACAAGTTCAATCCTTGATTGAGCAAACCCACCAACAGGTTATTGACCCTAACACTCAAAGAAATGTTATCGAGTTAATCGAGAAGATTATTATCTACAAATTTCCGCAGAAAAGTCGCCAGGAGTTAGAAGCTATGTTTAATCTCACGGAATGGAAACAAACCAAGTTTTATCAAGAAGCCAAAGAAGAGGGAAAACTTGAAGGGAAACTTGACGGGAAACTTGACGGGAAATTGGAAACAATTCCCCTTCTCGTTAGGTTAGGACTTAATCAAGAACAAATTGCGCGGGAATTAAATTTAAAAGTTGAGATTGTTCATCAATTTATTACCAATCAGAACAACTAA
- the lipB gene encoding lipoyl(octanoyl) transferase LipB, translating into MNAQKIPRLCGLKIQAITPYSRAWSQQRSLVEARIANPDLPDVLLLLEHPPVYTLGTGSDIKFIKFNLDKTDKEVYRIERGGEVTYHCPGQLVGYPILNLRYYQQDLHWYLRQLEEVILQTIAIYGLSGARIAGLTGVWVEGYKIAAIGIKVSHWITYHGFAINVCPDLSGFAEIIPCGIANKPVGSLQQFLPNISLMQVQQDLSRVFASVFGVELFSLDKD; encoded by the coding sequence ATGAATGCACAAAAAATACCTCGTCTCTGTGGGCTAAAAATTCAGGCAATTACTCCCTATTCTCGCGCTTGGTCGCAACAGCGATCGCTGGTGGAGGCAAGAATCGCTAATCCCGACTTACCTGATGTGCTGCTGCTGCTGGAACATCCCCCCGTTTACACCCTCGGTACCGGTTCGGATATTAAGTTTATTAAATTTAATCTTGACAAAACCGACAAAGAAGTGTACCGAATCGAGCGAGGAGGCGAAGTCACCTATCACTGTCCGGGGCAGTTAGTGGGCTATCCGATCCTCAATTTGCGCTATTATCAGCAGGATTTACACTGGTATTTGCGACAATTAGAAGAAGTCATCCTGCAAACTATCGCTATTTATGGATTGTCGGGGGCAAGAATCGCGGGCCTGACGGGGGTATGGGTAGAAGGGTATAAAATAGCGGCGATCGGTATTAAAGTTAGTCATTGGATTACCTATCATGGTTTTGCCATCAATGTTTGTCCAGATTTAAGCGGTTTTGCCGAGATTATTCCCTGTGGGATTGCTAATAAACCCGTGGGCAGTTTACAGCAGTTTCTGCCTAATATTAGTCTTATGCAAGTACAACAAGATTTATCGAGAGTTTTCGCCTCAGTTTTCGGTGTGGAATTATTTTCTCTTGACAAGGATTAA
- a CDS encoding pentapeptide repeat-containing protein yields MSDRKEPEKLAAENRADNPENNGKTSLSPPDASEYVSSLSSRNPVRQRILVLKDLRPGNAGLLLAPLMVMTIGLVFSWDWLGFSGAIVAILISLQVILPSIRQWIAHYLTPSERQTVFAFIVFIAALAGLGKYLGVYERILRWLDSFKYDEFGSWAEWVGALGQIMIAVLAVYVAWEQYVISKDLTIQQNRITQQQTIDSYFQGISDLALDEEGFLEDWPQERAIAEGRTASILSSVDASGKAKILRFLSQSRLLSPIKRDRYLGRPILDGEGGYAEDREFGTRVVHLGVMLAGADISGQDLRWTDLSEANMVRADLSYSDLVKANLSRTILYEANLRGADMKGMRLFYGSLENATPRSRTVPPNYDSGEHTGAVVENVNFTGVKNMSEEQRHYCCRWCGEKSRATIPGGCADIANLLGR; encoded by the coding sequence ATGAGCGATCGCAAAGAACCAGAAAAACTCGCCGCGGAAAATAGGGCTGATAACCCCGAAAATAACGGTAAAACCAGTTTATCGCCCCCCGATGCTTCCGAATACGTCTCCTCTTTATCTTCGCGTAATCCCGTGCGTCAGCGCATCCTAGTATTAAAAGATCTTCGACCGGGTAACGCGGGGTTACTACTGGCCCCCCTGATGGTGATGACCATCGGCCTGGTCTTTAGCTGGGACTGGTTAGGCTTTTCTGGGGCGATAGTAGCGATATTAATATCTTTACAGGTGATTTTACCCTCTATTCGCCAGTGGATCGCCCATTATCTCACCCCCTCTGAACGTCAGACGGTTTTCGCTTTTATAGTTTTTATAGCTGCTCTGGCCGGATTAGGGAAATATTTAGGAGTTTACGAGCGCATATTGCGATGGTTAGACAGTTTTAAATACGATGAGTTCGGTTCCTGGGCCGAGTGGGTGGGGGCCCTGGGACAGATTATGATTGCTGTGTTAGCCGTCTATGTGGCCTGGGAACAGTACGTTATTTCTAAGGATTTAACCATACAACAAAATCGCATTACCCAACAACAGACGATCGATTCCTATTTTCAAGGGATTTCCGATTTAGCCTTGGATGAGGAGGGATTTTTAGAAGATTGGCCCCAGGAAAGAGCGATCGCAGAAGGTCGCACCGCTTCCATCCTCAGCAGTGTCGATGCCTCCGGAAAAGCGAAAATACTGCGTTTTTTGAGTCAATCGCGGCTATTATCACCGATTAAACGCGATCGTTATCTAGGCCGACCAATTCTAGACGGGGAAGGGGGTTATGCGGAGGATCGAGAGTTCGGTACAAGAGTAGTACACTTGGGAGTAATGTTAGCCGGGGCCGACATTTCCGGGCAGGATCTGCGCTGGACGGATTTAAGCGAAGCGAATATGGTGCGGGCCGATTTAAGTTATAGCGATTTGGTGAAAGCAAATTTATCGCGGACAATTCTCTACGAAGCTAATTTAAGAGGGGCAGATATGAAAGGGATGCGTTTATTTTATGGTTCCCTAGAAAATGCTACCCCCCGCAGTCGTACCGTTCCCCCCAATTATGACAGCGGAGAACACACGGGAGCAGTGGTAGAAAATGTCAATTTTACCGGGGTGAAAAACATGAGCGAGGAACAACGTCACTATTGTTGTCGTTGGTGTGGGGAAAAGTCCCGCGCAACCATTCCGGGGGGATGTGCTGATATTGCCAATCTTTTGGGCCGTTAA
- a CDS encoding homocysteine biosynthesis protein, whose amino-acid sequence MRTIAEINDKIAKKTAVVWTVEELKSRVTEMGIKEVFSQVDVVCTGTFEPMESSGAIINLGQTDPPIKIRQCWLDGIPAYAGFGAVDLYLGASAISDLAAKNENLEGENPERGGGHIIEDLIAGKSIQLRAVGQATDCYPRTSFETIISKDTINQFYLFNPRNLYQNFIVGVNGGERTLYTYLGPLQPRLGNAVYSNPGAISPLLNDPDLEAIGIGTRIFLGGGIGYIAWEGTQHFPLQKRLQNRTPIGPASTLALIGDAKQMNARWVRGCYFKNYGASLMLGVAVPIPILSEEIVRHCGVKDEEIVAPVVDFSIPRRVRPTFGLITYAKLKSGRIMIEGKSVRVAPLASISLSREAALELKALIESGEFTLTEPVAKINLERTFIPQDRWGGKLSIE is encoded by the coding sequence ATGAGAACAATCGCTGAAATCAACGACAAGATCGCTAAAAAAACGGCTGTAGTCTGGACAGTAGAGGAATTAAAAAGCCGTGTTACCGAGATGGGAATTAAGGAGGTTTTTTCCCAAGTAGATGTGGTTTGTACGGGAACCTTTGAACCGATGGAATCGTCGGGGGCAATTATTAATTTAGGTCAGACGGATCCGCCGATAAAAATTCGTCAATGTTGGTTAGATGGGATTCCTGCTTATGCTGGTTTTGGGGCGGTGGATTTATACTTAGGAGCCAGTGCTATTAGTGATCTAGCGGCCAAAAATGAGAATTTAGAGGGAGAAAATCCCGAAAGGGGCGGCGGACATATTATTGAGGATTTAATCGCTGGAAAATCGATTCAATTGCGCGCTGTCGGCCAGGCCACCGATTGTTATCCTCGCACTTCTTTTGAAACGATTATTTCTAAGGATACTATCAATCAATTTTATCTTTTTAATCCTCGCAATCTCTACCAGAATTTTATCGTCGGAGTCAATGGGGGAGAGCGGACTTTATATACTTATTTGGGACCACTACAGCCACGATTAGGTAATGCGGTGTATTCTAACCCTGGAGCAATTTCTCCCCTGTTAAATGACCCCGATTTAGAGGCTATAGGCATCGGTACGCGCATTTTTTTGGGAGGAGGAATCGGTTATATTGCTTGGGAAGGAACCCAACATTTTCCCCTGCAAAAACGCCTACAAAATCGAACTCCTATTGGCCCCGCTTCCACCTTAGCCTTAATTGGTGATGCTAAACAAATGAATGCTCGCTGGGTGCGGGGTTGTTATTTCAAAAATTATGGGGCTTCTTTAATGTTAGGAGTAGCAGTACCGATTCCGATTTTAAGCGAGGAAATCGTTCGACATTGTGGGGTAAAAGATGAGGAAATTGTCGCTCCAGTGGTGGATTTTTCCATTCCCCGGCGAGTCCGTCCTACCTTTGGTTTAATCACCTACGCTAAACTAAAAAGCGGTCGGATTATGATCGAGGGAAAAAGTGTTAGGGTGGCTCCTTTGGCCAGTATTTCCCTGTCCCGGGAAGCCGCTTTAGAATTAAAAGCACTAATCGAATCGGGAGAATTTACCCTCACGGAACCCGTGGCAAAAATTAATCTAGAGCGGACTTTTATCCCCCAGGATCGTTGGGGCGGAAAATTATCAATTGAGTAA
- a CDS encoding class I SAM-dependent methyltransferase, producing the protein MTVTPVPASFNPVSGLVNRILAIKPLFDIARYQARNMMIKRAEKLGVPWRETVKQWQQRDWSRELQAVENPDLVYPEYYVCSFHAYEKGNLDWLPAFEVESAAYAVHSTIWPGAGIDGDPRLRREYHRILKEQIKAEINDIVDLGCSVGMSSFALQDTYPQARVTGLDLSPYYLAVAQYQAQQKQKTIQWQHAAAEKTQLPSQSYDLVSSFLMFHELPQQATREIFAEARRLLRSGGYLTLMDMNPRSEIYRKMPPYVLTLLKSTEPYLDQYFTLDIERALVEAGFQTPIITPTSPRHRAIVARVSES; encoded by the coding sequence ATGACAGTTACACCCGTTCCGGCCTCCTTTAATCCTGTTTCTGGTCTAGTTAACCGTATTCTCGCCATAAAACCGCTTTTTGACATCGCTCGCTATCAGGCCCGCAATATGATGATTAAAAGAGCCGAAAAACTAGGCGTACCTTGGCGAGAAACCGTCAAACAATGGCAACAAAGGGATTGGAGTCGGGAACTGCAAGCGGTAGAAAATCCCGATCTCGTCTATCCCGAATACTACGTTTGTTCTTTCCACGCTTACGAAAAGGGCAATTTAGACTGGTTGCCAGCTTTTGAGGTAGAATCTGCCGCCTATGCTGTCCATTCTACCATCTGGCCCGGGGCGGGGATTGACGGCGATCCGCGATTGCGACGGGAATATCACCGGATATTGAAGGAGCAAATCAAGGCAGAAATTAACGATATTGTCGATTTAGGCTGTAGTGTCGGCATGAGCAGCTTCGCACTGCAAGATACTTATCCTCAAGCGCGGGTAACTGGGTTAGATCTCTCTCCCTACTATTTAGCCGTTGCCCAATACCAAGCTCAACAAAAACAAAAGACGATTCAATGGCAACACGCAGCCGCGGAAAAAACTCAATTACCCAGTCAGTCCTACGATCTGGTATCGTCGTTTTTAATGTTCCACGAACTACCCCAACAGGCTACTAGAGAAATTTTCGCCGAAGCGCGTCGTTTATTGCGATCGGGGGGTTATTTGACGCTGATGGATATGAATCCGCGCTCGGAAATTTATCGAAAAATGCCCCCTTATGTCCTAACCTTACTCAAGAGTACCGAACCCTATCTCGATCAATATTTTACTCTCGATATCGAACGGGCATTAGTTGAAGCGGGGTTTCAAACACCGATCATTACCCCCACCAGTCCCCGACATCGGGCGATTGTTGCGCGGGTTTCCGAATCATAA
- a CDS encoding HupE/UreJ family protein: MKIIFRQSWTKILTIVPLFLLIFASKTLAHHAMGGQTPDNFWNGFLSGLAHPVIGLDHLAFVVASGLIAVGMEQGLLIPIAFAIATLIGTGIHLQEINLLFPEGIVALSVVIFGVILTLKKGLQTHSNLYTIALATLAMIAGIFHGYAYGESIIGARVAALVAYLIGFTVIQLAIAAGAFFLGGVIKEKLAKQATLISKFIGLAIMAIGTTFLVGIK; this comes from the coding sequence ATGAAGATAATTTTTCGTCAAAGCTGGACAAAGATATTAACTATTGTCCCTCTCTTCCTGTTAATTTTTGCCAGCAAAACCCTCGCCCATCATGCTATGGGAGGGCAAACTCCTGATAATTTTTGGAACGGATTTTTATCGGGTTTAGCTCACCCAGTTATCGGTTTAGATCATTTAGCTTTTGTGGTGGCTAGTGGTTTAATTGCTGTGGGGATGGAACAGGGTTTATTGATTCCGATCGCTTTTGCAATTGCCACTTTAATCGGCACGGGCATTCATTTACAGGAAATAAATTTACTTTTTCCTGAGGGGATTGTTGCCCTTTCTGTGGTGATTTTTGGCGTGATTTTAACCCTGAAAAAAGGTTTACAAACTCATTCTAATCTCTATACGATCGCTCTGGCAACTCTGGCAATGATCGCGGGAATTTTCCACGGTTATGCCTACGGAGAATCAATTATCGGGGCGCGAGTTGCCGCTTTAGTTGCCTATTTAATCGGTTTTACCGTCATCCAATTAGCGATCGCAGCTGGAGCTTTTTTCCTTGGCGGTGTCATCAAGGAAAAATTAGCCAAGCAAGCAACTCTAATTAGCAAGTTCATCGGATTGGCAATTATGGCGATCGGTACAACTTTTTTAGTGGGAATTAAGTAA
- a CDS encoding helix-turn-helix domain-containing protein has product MFIFDNKTDILIDSQELTFKSEYFCDFSRYFQNREFVNGDALQLSGDHFEGYLSRIIIDEVMLELSQRNCLINVVGVVHSKMWVFAIPIHVNSVFFQNLYSLENNYLGIVPPKSEISIFQHPFSNRFQLYVHDNYLQQLCQTLELPEAKKFLNSSASSIVICPSEKIRHLQQSCHQLYQMLFNLDRQQISGKRKALRLNFVSQKLKEEIVKDFLLTLAVTKDIKIPKNAIRRTSILKKAEEMMRKNLRSDLTIPAICQELKVSQRTLEYIFKDFYQMSPYNYFKLLRLNALHQSLNQNNQTKLVYEIAEELGFFHRGYLASDYKKLFGYFPSET; this is encoded by the coding sequence ATGTTTATTTTTGACAATAAAACCGATATTTTAATTGATTCTCAGGAATTAACCTTTAAAAGTGAATATTTTTGTGACTTTTCTCGCTATTTTCAGAATCGAGAATTTGTCAACGGAGATGCTTTACAACTCAGTGGTGATCATTTTGAAGGGTATCTTTCAAGGATCATCATCGATGAAGTGATGTTAGAATTATCGCAACGTAATTGTTTAATAAATGTTGTGGGAGTAGTCCATTCTAAAATGTGGGTTTTTGCGATTCCTATTCACGTGAATTCCGTCTTCTTCCAAAATTTGTACTCATTAGAAAATAACTATCTTGGGATTGTCCCCCCTAAATCAGAAATTTCCATTTTTCAACATCCCTTTTCCAATCGTTTTCAGCTTTACGTTCATGATAATTATCTGCAACAATTGTGCCAAACTTTAGAGTTACCAGAAGCGAAAAAGTTTTTAAATTCTTCCGCTTCTTCTATTGTGATTTGCCCATCGGAAAAAATTCGTCATCTCCAACAATCTTGTCATCAACTTTATCAAATGCTATTTAATTTAGATCGTCAACAAATATCTGGGAAAAGAAAAGCATTAAGATTGAATTTTGTCAGTCAAAAATTAAAAGAAGAAATTGTCAAAGATTTTCTTTTGACTTTAGCAGTAACCAAAGATATTAAAATCCCTAAAAACGCTATCAGACGCACCTCTATCCTCAAAAAAGCAGAAGAAATGATGAGAAAAAATCTGCGTTCTGATCTGACTATTCCAGCGATTTGTCAAGAATTAAAAGTAAGTCAACGCACCTTAGAATATATATTTAAAGACTTCTATCAAATGTCTCCTTACAATTATTTTAAATTGCTTCGTCTTAATGCTTTACATCAATCTCTTAACCAAAATAATCAGACAAAATTAGTTTATGAAATTGCCGAAGAATTAGGTTTTTTTCACCGAGGATATCTGGCCTCTGATTATAAAAAACTGTTTGGTTACTTCCCCTCGGAAACCTAA
- a CDS encoding type II toxin-antitoxin system HicB family antitoxin encodes MKKLKYRIVIQWSDEDNCYLVGLPDFPGQKWRTHGNTYAEAVKNAEEVLVSLMQLYQKLGESLPHPEITRVCGKKFVGGVRSRSSGVGRQHRPLD; translated from the coding sequence ATGAAAAAACTTAAATATAGAATAGTGATTCAGTGGTCTGATGAAGACAATTGTTATCTAGTTGGCTTACCCGACTTTCCAGGTCAAAAATGGCGAACTCATGGTAATACTTATGCTGAAGCTGTGAAAAATGCTGAAGAAGTCCTAGTATCTCTGATGCAACTTTATCAGAAATTAGGGGAATCTTTACCTCATCCTGAAATAACTAGGGTTTGCGGCAAAAAGTTTGTTGGTGGGGTTAGGAGTCGGTCGTCAGGAGTCGGTCGTCAGCACCGTCCGCTCGACTGA